The genomic segment AGCATCACTGAAGAAGCAGGGTGCCAACAAAGGAGCTACCACGGCATTTTTGATTTCCACGCCGGAGTCAGGCGTTGATTCCATTGCCGTGTCGTATGCCCTGCTCGACCCCATCATGACTGTCATCCGTCCGGTTGCCGCATTTATAACCGCGATGACGGCAGGTGCGCTGGAGAATTTTCTGTCCTTTTCCTCTGCTCAGGCAGATGTAAAAGCGGCCAACAACTGTCCCGTGGATAATTGCTGCGACGGCATCGACTGCCCTCCGGAGGTTCATAAGAGACACCATACCTACTTTGAAAAAATGAAAGCAGGATTGCGCTATGCAGTAGTCGATGTATGGGGCGATATCGTCATGTGGTTTTTTGTTGGTCTCCTGTTGGCAGGGATTATTACAGCACTCGTGCCGAGTGAATTCATGGCCGGCTGGTTCGGCGGCGGGCTGGTTTCCATGCTTTTCATGCTGGTTTTCGGCATTCCGCTCTACATCTGCGCCACCGCTTCCACTCCGATTGCGGCGGCCCTGATTTTAAAGGGAGTAAGTCCTGGAGCCGCCCTGGTTTTTCTTCTTGTGGGTCCGGCAACAAATATCACTTCGCTTTCTGTTCTGATTGGTATATTGGGAAAGAAAAGCGTGGTACGTTATCTCCTGGTGCTCTCGGTAATGGCCATTCTTTTTGGACTGGGCGTGGATGCTCTCTACAGGCTAATCGGGATTTCACCGGTGGCAATTATCGGAGAGGCCGGTGAGATCGTTCCTTATCCGATCAAGGTGGCAGCCAGTATAATTTTGGTCCTGCTTTCTCTAAGACCGTTCTGGGAGCTTTTAAAGAAGTTGCATAAAGACGATAAGCCTAATACAACCTCTTTCTGTGATTTTCCTGCCATCGGGAAGGCACAGAAAAAAAGGCAGTAAGCTGCGGCGATGTCTCTCTTATGAATATGGTTTTCAAACTACTGGACTCTCGAAAGCTCTTGAAGTCAGAGCTACAGCAGGGTCCATCCCGACAACTTCGATGACTTTATTCGAGATCAACCAAACTGAGCAGTTAAAGGAAGATGAATAAACATATTGGAATCTTAACGGCCGGAGGCGATAGTCCGGGGCTCAATGCGGCAATACGGGGAATCGGCAAATCGGCCATCCACAGCAATCGTATGGATGTTATCGGCTTCCGTGACGGCTTTCGCGGCCTTATGGAAAACCGGATCATGCGGTTGGATCTGCAGGTTCTTTCTTCCATCCTCACCCTCGGAGGGACTATCCTCGGAACGAGCAGGGATAAGCCGCACAAGATGCCTGTGGGTGCTGAAACTGTCGATATGACCGATGTCATCTGCGACAACTATTACCGCAATAACCTCGATGTGCTGATATGCCTGGGCGGTGGAGGGACCCAGAAAAATGCCTACCGCCTTGCTCAGAGAGGATTGAATATACTCACTTTGCCCAAGACCATTGACAACGATGTGGCCAACACCGATGTTACCTTCGGCTTTCACACGGCAATGGAAATAGCCACCGAAGCCATCGACCGGCTGCACTCTACCGCGCATAGCCATCATAGAATTATTGTGGTCGAGGTCATGGGACATAATGCCGGCTGGCTGGCACTCGGCGCCGGCATAGCCAGTGGGGCCGATGTCATCCTTATTCCTGAGATTCCTTTTGATACCGTTGAGATAGCCAAAGCCATACGGCAACGTCAGCAGCGGGGTAACAATTTCAGTATAGTTGTGGTGGCTGAAGGAGCCCTGTCTAAAATGGATCACATAGAGCTTGTCAAGCTTAAGGAATTAAAGCTTAAGGCCAAGGAGGAAAAAGACTCCAAGCTTAAAAAGACAGTCACGGAAGAGTTGAAAAAATTTTCCGTCCTGCACCGCACCAATACCCTGCGGCTTTCTCAGGAGTTGGAGGAAATGACAGGTTTGGAGTCCAGACTCACCATTCTCGGTCATCTGCAGCGGGGCGGCACTCCGTCGGCTGCCGACAGGGTTCTGGCGACACGCCTCGGCAGCGCTTGCATCCAGTATATTGAAGAGGGTGTTTCCGGTGCGATGATTGCTGTTAAAGGCCAGGGAACCGCAGCGGTTCCGTTGGAAGAGGTTGTCGGGAAGCGATCGCTGGTGCCTCTTGATCACAGCTGGCTGCTGAGCGCCAGAAGGGTAGGTACGTGTCTTGGCGATTGAGTGATGCTTTCCAAGGATGATATCCAGGTTCACTATAATCTCTGAGAAAAAACGATTATGCAATCCCGGTCACCATCCAGTGGCCGGGATTTTTTATCTGGTGTCATTTCTAACCCGGGGTTCAGGAACTTGAAATATCCGGACTAAAGATTGGTATAACTGCTACCGATACATATAAAGAATGTAGTATGTACCTGAAAAACTTATAAAATAATGAAAGTTCCATGTTGTGAACCACTTAGATGAGCGGGAAGGAGAAAAGGATATTCTCTTCTCAAGGAGGGAGCAGCTATTGAAGTTTTTCCTAAAGACCACCCAGATGGCCTTCATTGTAATATCCTTTGTTTTGCTGGGGTCATGTTCATCGCCGGAAACCATAAAAATTGGATTGATCGCCGGTCTTTCCGGGCGGGTTGCCGATATGGGTATTCACGGTAGAGACGGAGCTATGCTTGCTATTGAAGAGGCTAACAGTCAGGGTGGTGTCGGCGGCAGGGGCATTGAACTTGTCGCTCGTAATGACCGGCAGGACAAGCTGGTCTGTCGGGAAGCCATCGCCGATCTCATGGCAGAACAGGTTGTGGCTGTTGTCGGCCCAATGACCAGCTCCATGGCCCTCGAAGTCGTGCCGGAGATAAACAGATATAAAATTCCCACAATCAGTCCAACAGTGAGTTCAAGTGAACTCGCCAACCTGGACGATTATTTTTTTAGAGTCATTCCTGAAAACTCCATAGCAGCTATCAAAACAGCTGAATATGTATCATTGGAAAAAAACTATAAAAATATTTTCGTCATATATGACAAAGGTAACAGTTCCTATACGAAATCATGGTATATGACGTTAAAGGAACACTATGAGATACTTGGCAACGGAAAAATCGAAGGACTCAGCTATATCTCCACCAATGGCTACGACTTTCTGGAACTAGCCAGGGTCATTTCCAAAAAGAAGATGGATTGTCTGGTCATTCTCGCCAATGCCCTGGATACTGCAATGATCAGCCAGCAGCTCGCCAAACTAGGGGTGAAGGTTCCCAGGATTGCCAGTGAATGGGCGCTTACCGAAGATATTTTAGAATATGGCGGAAAGGCCGTGGAAGGGTTGGAAATTTTTCACTCCTTTGATCGTAACAGCGTTGCCCCTGTCTATCTTGAATTCAAGAGAAGATTCCAGGATAGGTTCGGATATACGGCCGATTTTGCTTCGGCCTATGCCTATAATGCCACGAATATCCTCCTTAAGGCCTTGGAGGAAGGGACTTCTGCTGAGCACATGAAGAATTTTATTCTAAGCAACAGCCCCTATGAAGGCGTTCAGGGAAAAATTCATTTCGATCGGTATGGCGATGCCGAACGGGATTACTTCCTGCTGCAGATTGACAATGGTAAAGTAGTGACACTTTAGTAAGTTGCAGATTTTTTTTCATTTTGGAGAAGACAATCTGTCTCAAGATCTTATCCGGGTTTAATCGGCTAGTGTCTCACGCCCTGCTCGTCTGACGCAATGTATATTAAAATCTACTCCTTTTCATGCCTCCTAAACACTTGTGCAGCTCCGCAGGATTAAAATCATGTTGAAAATAAAAACATTCAGGAGTTCGCTTCTGCTGGGGTTCATGCTTTCCACATTTTTGCCCCTGATTTTATTCGGTTATTTCAGTTACTCCTATTTGAACTATAAAATCGAGGAGTTCGGCAAGCAGAGCAATGAGCTGCTGGCGGAAACAGTGGCGACTGAAATATCATCTTTCTTGAGAAATCCGCTGATTGTTCTGGAGCAGGTCATGATCCTGTTGAAACCGGAGAGGCCGGCAGTCACGGAAATCGATGACATTTTGGATGAGATTGTTTCGGAATCGGATTATCTCGAGACCGTATATGTTATAAATGCAGAAAAACATGTCATTAACATTGGACTGGATCCCGAATATAGGAGCGTTGCCGATAATTACCTGGATCTGGATTTATCTGGATTGAGCATGTTGAAAAATATTGAGTTTCTGCAGGGTCCATATTGGTCCAATTCCTTCCTTTCTCCAGTTTCCGGGAAAAACAGCATTGCCTTGATATACCCGATTGATCAGAGAAGGTACCTCATAGGCCTTATCAATATCGAACATTTACATAGCTCCATTCTGGAACGATCGGGGAGGAGAAATACCTCTACCATAATTCTGGATGAAAACGGAACTCCGGTGTTTCACCCACAGTTACAGATAGTTGAGGAACAGCAGAGCTTCGCCAATATGATTCCTTTTCGGGAATCGCAAATCGGCAAGTTCGGCACCCATGAAATCGAATTGAACAACGTGCCATACCTTGGCAGCACCGCTAATATAGCGGAAACAAAGTGGCTGGTAGTCATTGTTCAACGGCTTGCCGATGCCGAAAAGCCTCTTCAGAATATGACCGGTTTATTTATTTTTGCCGCGCTGTTTTCGGCGATTGTCGTCATAATACTGGCATTTCGCCAGTCGCAAAGGTTACTGAAGCCCCTGCGACTGTTCCAGGAAAATATTCAGGCCGTGGCCGAAGGTGATTATCAGGCCAGTATTTCCAGGCAGTCACATGAAGAGTTTGAAGAGGTGGCGACCCTGTTTCGTTACATGGCCGCTGCCATCGAAAAACGAGAGCAACTTCTTGAAATCAACGAGGAAAGACTTATTTCGCTCCTTGACGTTCATAATCTTAAAGAGCTGGAAGAAAACGAGCTGCTGGAATTTGCCCTGGAGCAGGCTGTCAATCTGACCAGGAGTGAAATAGGATACCTCCATATTGTCAATGATGAGGAAAGGAATATCGTCAACACTTTCTGGTCGAAAGATGTTGAAACCTTCTGTCAAAGAAATGGTTTTTCCCTGGAGGGGTTGAAACACCATGGTTTTGGCAGAGACTGTATAGAGAAGCGCAGACATTTAATTGAAAACACAAGATATAGGGCGGTACATGGCACTCTGAATGCAGTAGGTGAGGCAGTATTGCGGCAACTGAATGTTCCTATTTTCGATGGCAAAGAGATGGTGGCCGTTATAGGTGTTCTCAATAAAGAATCGGCCTATGATAAAACCGATGCCCGGCAGCTTTCACTCTATTTCAATCACACCTGGGATATCCTGCAGCAAAAAAGGTATGAGCAAGACAAAAGCTATCTGGCAGAGCAGCTTGCCCATGCCCAGAAGCTGGAGGCGATAGGGACCCTTGCCGGTGGGATTGCTCATGATTTCAACAATGTCTTGATGGTGATAATCGGCAATACAGAGTTGGCCAGGGATAATATCGATAAACCTGAAAGGATACAACAGGATCTTGATCAGATATTCAAAGGTGCATTGCGTGCACGGGACCTGGTCAACCAGATTCTGGCCTTCAGCCGCAATAATGCCGAAGGACTCAAGCCTCTGGATATCAAGCCTATTGTGAAAGAAGCCCTGAAGCTGCTCAGATCTTCCATACCTGCAAATATTGTGATCACGCAGGATATTGGTACGGAGTCATATCCCGTGGTTTCGGAACCAGACAAGATCAACCAGTTGATCATGAACTTATGCACCAATGCCTATCAGTCCATGGAGGGGAAAGACGGCACACTTTCAATAAACCTTCACTATGTGAAACTGAAGCATGATCTTTTCAACAGAGGGAAAAAGGTTGCCGCTGCCGGAGAGTATATGCGTCTTGTCGTTGGTGACAGCGGCAAGGGAATTCCTGAGCAAATGATGAACAGGATATTCGAACCATATTTTTCAACCCGGGAAAAAGGACAGGGAACCGGTTTAGGGCTTGCAGTGGTGCACGGTATCGTCAAAGGCTTGAAGGGCGCAATAACAGTAGACAGCAGGCCGGGTGAAGGATCTACCTTTTTTGTCTATCTGCCTGTGGCCAAAATAGAGACACAGAATGAAGAGGAAGTCGTAACCGGGAGACTTCCCGGAGGCAGTGAGCATATTCTCTATGTCGACGATGACGAGGCCATTGCCGTTGTCAACAGCAGAATTTTGGAAAGCCTGGGCTATACGGTATCCACATTTTCTTCCAGCATCAGTGCATTGGCTCATTTTTCCAAGCAACCGGAGAAATATGATCTTATCATATCGGATATAACCATGCCGGAGATAACCGGAGACGTGCTTGCTCGAAAAATGCTGGAGAAGCGCGATGATATCCCTATAATTCTGTGCACCGGGTATAGTGAGAGAATTGATGAGTTGAAGGCAGAGGAGATGGGAGTACGCGAGTTGATGATGAAGCCGCTGACTAAGCTCGATCTGGCTTTAACGGTTAGGAAGATATTAGGATTCGATTGGAAAAACTGAGGCCCCAATCGATAAGTACAATTTGTTCCCCACCTGGATAAATATTTTAACCTTTTTTGCACACTTCAAGAATTTGGAACATGCCTTATTTGCAGAAAACGACAGAGCTGCATACAACCTTGTCGTGTTCGCAAACCTGCCAATGCCCCCTTTTTCCTGCCCAATGATTGTTATAATGATAGATTTGGTAAAAACCTCGATCTACGCATTGTAAATCCGGAATGGCAAATTCCTATACCGCATACAGGGTCTGATCTCTGTTTTATATACTGCTCCTGGTATGTCGAGCTGTTTCCAGAATCCACCTCGGCAGCTTAGATGATTTTTACGAGGGTATCACATCATCATATCCGTACACGGGTTGATAAAGATTTATTTGATTCACGATTAACGAAATGCAACAAATGGAATACTTTGTGCATAATCAAAGAGAAGAAGGGGAGATAATGCAGCGGTGTGGAATTCCGCTGTTCAAAATAACAGATGAGGGACAGACAATGATCTCGAGAGCGCTTGTTGTAGATGATGAAGAAATAGTCAGGAGATTACTGGAAATGGTCCTCGTCAAAAAGGGTTTTGAAGTCATTGAAGCTGCAGATGGTGAGCAGGCGATAGACATCCTCTGTGACGATCTGGATTTTTCTTTGATTATCACTGATCTGCACATGGGAAAAATAAACGGCATAGAGGTGGTCAAAAAAGCTAAGGAATTGAATTGTGAAGCCATTATTTTTCTGATCACCGCCAGCCGGGACGACAGCTATAAAACTGCAGCTTTTGACAGCGGTGCTGATGAGTACCTGCAGAAACCTTTCTCCATAGTAGAATTGGCCGATCTTATCCGCTCTCATCAACTGAAACGCGAAGCTATTCCCGAGGTCAACCGGAAAGCCGACCGCGAGGGGCCGGGGGCATATCTGTCAGAATAGGCAAATATTTTTTTTTGATTATCCGAAACGGGCTTTAACCGTAAAAAATATGGACAGTCCTGCGGGGAAAACTGTACAGTAGTTTCATCGGCTTGTCTTTTTTGTACAGGGGGTGAAAATGTACAATATCCTCATATTCGGATTTGAAAATGAACTTGAAACGCTTCGCCGTGCCTACTCAGATTTTCCGTCGAAAATTCTCAAGGCAAACAGTTCAGCAGAATTTTATTCAACTGCCTTTTCAAGAGTTTATGATCTCTGGCTCATTGATTGTGAGCATCCTGATTTCTCGGACCTGTCACTGCCCGATCTTTTTGCTAATCAGAAATTACCGCTTATTATTATCAACGATCCCGGATTG from the Desulfopila inferna genome contains:
- a CDS encoding SO_0444 family Cu/Zn efflux transporter, translated to MQEALYQIFLESWSILLDSSIYILGGIVIAGLLKVTLNPNLILKHLGRGRYSSVAKAAFFGVPLPLUSCGVLPAAASLKKQGANKGATTAFLISTPESGVDSIAVSYALLDPIMTVIRPVAAFITAMTAGALENFLSFSSAQADVKAANNCPVDNCCDGIDCPPEVHKRHHTYFEKMKAGLRYAVVDVWGDIVMWFFVGLLLAGIITALVPSEFMAGWFGGGLVSMLFMLVFGIPLYICATASTPIAAALILKGVSPGAALVFLLVGPATNITSLSVLIGILGKKSVVRYLLVLSVMAILFGLGVDALYRLIGISPVAIIGEAGEIVPYPIKVAASIILVLLSLRPFWELLKKLHKDDKPNTTSFCDFPAIGKAQKKRQ
- a CDS encoding 6-phosphofructokinase; protein product: MNKHIGILTAGGDSPGLNAAIRGIGKSAIHSNRMDVIGFRDGFRGLMENRIMRLDLQVLSSILTLGGTILGTSRDKPHKMPVGAETVDMTDVICDNYYRNNLDVLICLGGGGTQKNAYRLAQRGLNILTLPKTIDNDVANTDVTFGFHTAMEIATEAIDRLHSTAHSHHRIIVVEVMGHNAGWLALGAGIASGADVILIPEIPFDTVEIAKAIRQRQQRGNNFSIVVVAEGALSKMDHIELVKLKELKLKAKEEKDSKLKKTVTEELKKFSVLHRTNTLRLSQELEEMTGLESRLTILGHLQRGGTPSAADRVLATRLGSACIQYIEEGVSGAMIAVKGQGTAAVPLEEVVGKRSLVPLDHSWLLSARRVGTCLGD
- a CDS encoding ABC transporter substrate-binding protein — its product is MKFFLKTTQMAFIVISFVLLGSCSSPETIKIGLIAGLSGRVADMGIHGRDGAMLAIEEANSQGGVGGRGIELVARNDRQDKLVCREAIADLMAEQVVAVVGPMTSSMALEVVPEINRYKIPTISPTVSSSELANLDDYFFRVIPENSIAAIKTAEYVSLEKNYKNIFVIYDKGNSSYTKSWYMTLKEHYEILGNGKIEGLSYISTNGYDFLELARVISKKKMDCLVILANALDTAMISQQLAKLGVKVPRIASEWALTEDILEYGGKAVEGLEIFHSFDRNSVAPVYLEFKRRFQDRFGYTADFASAYAYNATNILLKALEEGTSAEHMKNFILSNSPYEGVQGKIHFDRYGDAERDYFLLQIDNGKVVTL
- a CDS encoding ATP-binding protein, translated to MLKIKTFRSSLLLGFMLSTFLPLILFGYFSYSYLNYKIEEFGKQSNELLAETVATEISSFLRNPLIVLEQVMILLKPERPAVTEIDDILDEIVSESDYLETVYVINAEKHVINIGLDPEYRSVADNYLDLDLSGLSMLKNIEFLQGPYWSNSFLSPVSGKNSIALIYPIDQRRYLIGLINIEHLHSSILERSGRRNTSTIILDENGTPVFHPQLQIVEEQQSFANMIPFRESQIGKFGTHEIELNNVPYLGSTANIAETKWLVVIVQRLADAEKPLQNMTGLFIFAALFSAIVVIILAFRQSQRLLKPLRLFQENIQAVAEGDYQASISRQSHEEFEEVATLFRYMAAAIEKREQLLEINEERLISLLDVHNLKELEENELLEFALEQAVNLTRSEIGYLHIVNDEERNIVNTFWSKDVETFCQRNGFSLEGLKHHGFGRDCIEKRRHLIENTRYRAVHGTLNAVGEAVLRQLNVPIFDGKEMVAVIGVLNKESAYDKTDARQLSLYFNHTWDILQQKRYEQDKSYLAEQLAHAQKLEAIGTLAGGIAHDFNNVLMVIIGNTELARDNIDKPERIQQDLDQIFKGALRARDLVNQILAFSRNNAEGLKPLDIKPIVKEALKLLRSSIPANIVITQDIGTESYPVVSEPDKINQLIMNLCTNAYQSMEGKDGTLSINLHYVKLKHDLFNRGKKVAAAGEYMRLVVGDSGKGIPEQMMNRIFEPYFSTREKGQGTGLGLAVVHGIVKGLKGAITVDSRPGEGSTFFVYLPVAKIETQNEEEVVTGRLPGGSEHILYVDDDEAIAVVNSRILESLGYTVSTFSSSISALAHFSKQPEKYDLIISDITMPEITGDVLARKMLEKRDDIPIILCTGYSERIDELKAEEMGVRELMMKPLTKLDLALTVRKILGFDWKN
- a CDS encoding response regulator transcription factor produces the protein MQRCGIPLFKITDEGQTMISRALVVDDEEIVRRLLEMVLVKKGFEVIEAADGEQAIDILCDDLDFSLIITDLHMGKINGIEVVKKAKELNCEAIIFLITASRDDSYKTAAFDSGADEYLQKPFSIVELADLIRSHQLKREAIPEVNRKADREGPGAYLSE